One window of the Cryptomeria japonica chromosome 7, Sugi_1.0, whole genome shotgun sequence genome contains the following:
- the LOC131030107 gene encoding uncharacterized protein LOC131030107 → MANLKGGMLLRLIEHMNSSVKAAGEFRSSLLQVVDIVPVDLEANDLWPKHGFYVKVSDSTHATYLSLAEEHNELVLSNKLQLGQFIYVERFEPGSPVPILTGIRPLQGRHPLIGSPQDVVSLHDHKRLDMATEPALKFNPISGEREGLLQRRSLWAPSSKRLYEVGSAGKDYFKSISFPKVAKTSAVSGFSKFLSRNGKGIPESQSQRTHFSESSDQVSRCVQHEESEGLISNGELDKDASDCMESIAVSNSCISLPERLAEIGKEASQRREEAYLVAMEALQEASAMETIVRIVRELAELCSSAKPEDPEASLERFITLHQEVSQFVVNMDTWNKPVPPHGSETSDIKGNNIIGYFEKCGSTAASIETSLLNNLKKSPAKSDLKHDSAAEESPLRRLKSILKKLSQDANKRSKGGLFSRGSVSSSGTTKLGKSMSFTPSGIASMMTSIGGKGNNDNQIPKRCADVNSDSNTLRSTNLSNQNFNCKNPIVSELQLANAPGLRRNNDLLHQMNLAKQVKVEAENWFTEFLEKSFDMGWKNLRSSENAKKTRGVCNGTPRCSFSRHTLLNKVIEWVEQSNSSNRWLNPEAVEVVKKLKGSLKNV, encoded by the exons ATGGCGAATTTGAAGGGCGGAATGCTTCTGCGGCTCATAGAGCATATGAACAGCAGTGTTAAGGCGGCAGGTGAATTCCGTTCCTCGCTTCTGCAGGTCGTTGATATTGTTCCGGTGGATTTGGAAGCAAACGATCTCTGGCCCAAACATGGATTTTATGTTAAAGTTTCGGATTCGACCCATGCAACATATCTTTCTCTTGCAGAGGAACACAACGAGCTGGTGCTCAGCAATAAGCTCCAGCTGGGACAGTTTATTTATGTGGAGAGATTTGAACCTGGTTCTCCTGTTCCAATCCTCACAGGCATTAGGCCGCTTCAGGGCAGGCACCCCCTGATTGGGAGCCCACAGGATGTTGTCAGTCTTCATGACCATAAGCGGCTGGACATGGCCACGGAGCCTGCGCTTAAATTCAATCCCATTTCTGGAGAAAGAGAAGGTTTGTTACAGAGGCGCAGTTTGTGGGCGCCTTCTTCCAAGAGATTATATGAGGTTGGGTCTGCAGGGAAAGATTATTTCAAATCCATTTCTTTCCCCAAGGTTGCCAAGACCTCTGCTGTAAGCGGCTTTTCAAAGTTTTTAAGCAGGAACGGGAAGGGAATTCCGGAATCACAATCACAGAGAACCCATTTTTCGGAATCTTCT GACCAAGTCAGCAGATGCGTTCAGCATGAGGAGTCCGAAGGACTGATCAGCAATGGTGAGCTTGATAAGGATGCTTCAGATTGCATGGAAAGCATAGCCGTGAGTAATTCATGCATTTCTCTACCGGAAAGACTTGCTGAGATTGGAAAG GAAGCTTCACAGAGGCGTGAGGAAGCTTATTTGGTTGCAATGGAAGCACTACAGGAGGCATCTGCTATGGAGACTATTGTTAGGATCGTAAG GGAACTTGCTGAACTCTGTTCCTCAGCAAAACCTGAAGATCCCGAGGCTTCTCTTGAAAGGTTTATTACTTTGCACCAGGAAGTATCTCAGTTTGTTGTCAATATGGATACATGGAATAAACCTGTACCTCCTCATGGAAGTGAGACTTCAGATATCAAAGGAAACAACATAATTGGGTACTTTGAGAAGTGTGGATCCACAGCTGCATCAATTGAAACATCTTTATTAAATAATCTCAAAAAGTCCCCTGCTAAATCTGATTTAAAACATGATTCAGCTGCTGAAGAATCACCATTGAGAAGACTTAAAAGCATTCTCAAGAAACTATCTCAAGATGCAAATAAAAGATCAAAAGGAGGTCTCTTCTCTAGGGGTTCAGTCTCTTCTTCTGGTACAACGAAATTAGGTAAGTCCATGTCCTTTACTCCTAGTGGGATAGCCTCTATGATGACATCCATAGGAGGTAAAGGTAACAATGACAACCAAATTCCCAAAAGATGTGCTGATGTGAATTCGGATTCAAACACATTGAGATCAACAAACTTGTCAAATCAAAATTTCAACTgcaaaaacccaatagtatcagaATTGCAGCTTGCCAATGCACCTGGATTGAGGAGGAATAATGACCTGCTTCACCAAATGAATCTAGCAAAGCAGGTTAAAGTTGAAGCAGAAAACTGGTTTACAGAATTCTTGGAGAAATCCTTTGATATGGGTTGGAAAAATCTTAGGTCATCAGAAAATGCAAAGAAAACTAGAGGAGTTTGCAATGGGACTCCAAGATGCAGTTTCAGCAGGCATACTTTACTAAACAAAGTCATCGAGTGGGTGGAGCAGTCAAATAGCAGCAATAGGTGGTTAAACCCAGAGGCAGTAGAGGTAGTAAAAAAATTGAAAGGAAGTTTAAAAAACGTGTAG